TGCTCAGAGGAGGTGGCGAAGGGCGATTGTCTGGAGTCAGTGAAGCCGAGGAAAGGGTCTTTGATGAAGTGGCGTGAGGCAGCATAGCCCACCAACCACTGGGAGTACACGTTCTCGGAGGGAATATGGGGTGCTGGGGGAATGTCCAAGTCCTTCTCAATCTTGATCCTCTTATTTGAGGAGATGGACAGGCTGGGGCTGGTGATAGGGGTGGGCTTACGTGGAAACAGGCCTGAGAAAGAGTCAACGGAGCCACAGTTCCGGCCATTAATGGTGGTTCTCTCTTCctgctggtggtggtggtttATCTCCCCAGCCACTGAGTCCTCATCCCCTGTGTCCCTCAGGCCATCGGAACCCCTCTTGGTGAAGGGCATCCTTTTTCGATTGTCAACTATTAAATTATTGTACTGCTGAATAGAGTTTAGACCCCCACCTTCCACCATTTTCTCAAGGACGAGTGATGGCTTGTCCTCTGAGGGCAGTTTAGAGCCGTTCTCCCGGTTCCTGAAGAACTCACACTCCATGCTGAAGTTGGACTCTGGTCGGCTCTCATTCTCAagttcctcctcttcttcctcctcttcttcctcctcgttGCCTTCCCCCTGGAAGTCCCCATCACGATTCTTCATGCCTTCACCTGTGACATCACTGGTGCCGGGCTCTGGGGAGCTTGTGGTGGACAGTCCATCATCTGAGCGCCCTGTCAGGGATCCAGCCTTGTGCATGTGGGTCTTCATGTGGCGCTTCAGCTTGCTTGCCTGAGAGCAAGCGTGGTCACACAACTGGCACTTgtatggtttttctccagtatggcTGCGCCGATGCACCACCAAGTTGCTCTGGAACTTGAAGGTCTTCCCGCAGAACTCACAGGACTTGACTTTGTTCTGTGTCTGGGGAGGGGTGGTGCTGTTTAGGGGCATCGGCGGTAAGGGAGGGGTGCTCAGAAAAGGTGATTTTGGCCCAGGCTGGAAGGGATTGGGGTTTAGCAGTCGGTGCAGAGGGTTGGACCTGCTGGGGGACAAAGGTGGagtggtgttgttgttgttccctgCCAACTCACGTAACCGCCTGGAGAAGTCCATGGACTGGGACTCCATGGCCATGGGCGTTAGCCGCATCACCCTCTCAAAGGCACTGGGGTGCTGTGATATGAGGCCCATTTCCTCTGCGCTAAGGCGTTCCAGTCGATGGGGGTCCAGGTGGTGGCGGGGAGGCGGGCTGATGAATGGAGGCGTGTTGGGAAGTCGGTTCTCCATAAAGCCTGGGGGGGGCTCCCGGAGCAGGGGTCCCGCCATCCTCAATAGGTGAAACGGGTTGTTGTCCCCGAGAAAGTTGGTGAGGGGGGACTGCGGGATGGAGTCGTTGCCCATGGGTGGAGGCATAGCGAGGCGCGGGGTGAGGGCAGTGTTTGAGGGGTTGGACTCCAGGTATATCCGAATGCCGTGGCTATTCTGGGCATGCTGCAGCAGGAACCAGGCGCTGGGGAAGGGCTGCTTACATGTGGTACATATATAGCTGGAAGGCTCATCCCTGCCACCTGCAACACGAAGAGAAAGAAACACATCAAATACTGCAGCTGACAACACCATCACGTAGACTGCACGCTCACAGCTTCAGGCAGAAATGAAGAAGCATATCTGATATGAAGAGTGAACAATGAAACAAATGATTGGGTAAAGGTCAAATCTTATTCATTCATCAATATCTCATTACCGTTTTTGGAATTGACAACAACATTGCAGTGATTGAACTTAATTGGCTGAAAAGCAGTGAAATAAGTGTGTATGGTCCTAGTGATGCATTGCTCATCATGTTGTCACATAAACGCCACGCACTGATCACACATGTGCATGTTCACAGTGGATTGGCCCAGAGGTACTTAACCCTAGTGCTGAATCTTGAATATCCAGTGGCGAGCTGTCAGGGCCTACTGTGAATATCGCTACAGTTACAAGCACCCACTTCTGAAGGGTTGAGGATGGCAAATTAGTTTTCAGCCAACATACAATTATTTATAGTAGGGTTCTTTGCTTTTTGCCTTTACTGATATTGTCTAAAGATTAGGAAAGGGGGAAAGAGGGGATGACATGCGGGCCCCTGCTTTGAATGTGACTTGAatgtgctgccgctgctgcagctgctgccgctgctgctgctgccgctgcagctgctgctgccgctgctgccgctgccgctgcagctgctgctgccgctgccgccgctgctgccgctgctgctgcggGGCTATAGGACTGGCCCTAAATGGTGAGCTACTATCATTCTGTGCACATTATATTTGATTTTGTTCATACACACATCTAAGCGGAGTCTTAGATGTGTGTATGAAcaaaatcaaatataatcaaaaaCAATGTGTGTAATAAAATGATAACGGGTCAGTAATGTTTCATACATTTTTAATACCATTAAAGAATAAACAATTAGTAattaaaatattacatcatctctgagaatctgtgtgtgtgtgtgtgtgcgtgcgtgcgtgcgtgtgtgtgtgtgtgtgtgtgtgtgtgtgtgtgtgtgtgtgtgtgtgtgtgtgtgtgtgtgtgtgtgtgtgtgtgtgtgtgtgtgttaaggagGAAAGTCAAAATGCAGAACAGCTGTTCATATCCACAGTTCTTTTGAGTCTATTGACTTAATTATAgtggacaacacacacacacacacacacacacacaccacgctgTTGCACTGCTCGATCTTAAGACCTTGTACACTACAAAGGTGTAGTGTTCGCTCGACCACTTCATGGATGATTAATACTGGAGAGAGAGATCATTTACAGCTGTATGTATCATTTGTATTTCctcttgttttttgtttgtctGTTGTATCTGCTTATTGGCAAAAcagatgtattgatttaaaatcTAAATGGTGTGTGTTATAGTGTGTTAAAGAAACAGTGACacagtgtgtgtttctgtgtgtgtgtgtgtgtgtgtgcgtgcgtgcgtgcgcccTCCCGGGGGAAGGGAGTCCAACGCAGATGGCAAATAAAGTATGCAGCCCGAGGCGAGAGCACATTATGCTAATTCTAATGTCAGCTGTACTTT
This Pseudochaenichthys georgianus unplaced genomic scaffold, fPseGeo1.2 scaffold_462_arrow_ctg1, whole genome shotgun sequence DNA region includes the following protein-coding sequences:
- the bcl11ba gene encoding BAF chromatin remodeling complex subunit BCL11B a, producing the protein NDSSSPFRASPIAPQQQRQQRRQRQQQLQRQRQQRQQQLQRQQQQRQQLQQRQHIQVTFKAGARGRDEPSSYICTTCKQPFPSAWFLLQHAQNSHGIRIYLESNPSNTALTPRLAMPPPMGNDSIPQSPLTNFLGDNNPFHLLRMAGPLLREPPPGFMENRLPNTPPFISPPPRHHLDPHRLERLSAEEMGLISQHPSAFERVMRLTPMAMESQSMDFSRRLRELAGNNNNTTPPLSPSRSNPLHRLLNPNPFQPGPKSPFLSTPPLPPMPLNSTTPPQTQNKVKSCEFCGKTFKFQSNLVVHRRSHTGEKPYKCQLCDHACSQASKLKRHMKTHMHKAGSLTGRSDDGLSTTSSPEPGTSDVTGEGMKNRDGDFQGEGNEEEEEEEEEEELENESRPESNFSMECEFFRNRENGSKLPSEDKPSLVLEKMVEGGGLNSIQQYNNLIVDNRKRMPFTKRGSDGLRDTGDEDSVAGEINHHHQQEERTTINGRNCGSVDSFSGLFPRKPTPITSPSLSISSNKRIKIEKDLDIPPAPHIPSENVYSQWLVGYAASRHFIKDPFLGFTDSRQSPFATSSEHSSENGSLRFSTPPGDLLNGGLSGRSGTASGGSTPHLGGGPGRPGSKDSRRCDTCEYCGKVFKNCSNLTVHRRSHTGERPYKCDLCNYACAQSSKLTRHMKTHGQHGKDVYRCDICQMPFSVYSTLEKHMKKWHGEHLMTNEVKIEEAERT